One part of the Saprospiraceae bacterium genome encodes these proteins:
- a CDS encoding glycoside hydrolase family 32 protein: MSKSKTDKLASSKPIYHYASSSHQILSPVAPIYYKGQYRLYFLQSVLEQSDSKTEYCLIQSNDLIHWITNAPGLSFKSNESLAGCIVHDHKNTCGLGTATKSPLVTIYSEQIKGKQVWSMSFSLDGGKNWQVYPQSIGLDIKKSKLCDPFIFWHPESGRWIMVISLINEFKIQIHTSKNLIKWEFSSDFGGHPSFKKEWTRVTIIPLSVVNQQDVKKWVLIVTTGDDYPGARYFVGVFNGKAFMCDHALDLVNPVDFGKDLFAPRVFSNAPEHRQIMVAAITNESYKDHLPTLSWKSMISIPRELSLAKNTDGSFTLLQQPIAELKKLRSKSLEFAKSPMSQEVEWELALSESMEFELLLDSHKICTLEFDFGNKAKLLLIWDPVKHQLSLDRTSKALSFHPSYPSIESAKTTSGHLLPLHIFLDNHSIEIFADKGKCSLTSLYFPPNSLQRFRIIGKHFAASGTIHTLGLPAEQV; encoded by the coding sequence ATGTCGAAAAGTAAAACAGACAAACTCGCAAGCTCAAAACCGATATATCATTATGCTTCTTCAAGCCATCAAATCCTATCGCCGGTGGCCCCTATCTATTATAAAGGGCAGTATCGGCTGTACTTCCTGCAGTCTGTTTTAGAGCAGTCTGATTCAAAAACAGAATATTGCCTGATTCAGTCTAATGATCTCATCCATTGGATTACAAACGCTCCTGGTCTGAGTTTTAAATCAAACGAAAGCTTAGCCGGTTGTATCGTACATGATCATAAGAACACCTGTGGTTTAGGTACGGCGACCAAATCTCCCCTGGTTACTATATATAGCGAACAGATCAAGGGCAAACAGGTATGGTCTATGAGTTTTAGCCTGGATGGAGGGAAGAACTGGCAGGTTTACCCTCAAAGTATAGGACTGGACATCAAGAAATCGAAGCTCTGCGACCCGTTTATATTTTGGCATCCGGAGAGTGGTCGATGGATCATGGTGATTTCCTTGATCAACGAATTCAAAATACAAATTCATACCTCTAAAAACCTCATCAAATGGGAGTTTAGCAGCGATTTCGGCGGGCACCCATCTTTCAAAAAGGAGTGGACACGAGTTACGATCATTCCACTGTCGGTGGTCAATCAACAAGATGTAAAAAAATGGGTTTTAATCGTAACAACCGGTGATGATTATCCTGGTGCCAGATATTTTGTAGGCGTATTTAATGGTAAAGCGTTTATGTGCGATCACGCCCTTGATCTGGTCAATCCTGTAGATTTCGGAAAAGACCTTTTTGCCCCGCGCGTATTTTCAAATGCACCGGAACATCGGCAGATCATGGTGGCTGCAATCACGAATGAGTCGTATAAAGACCACCTACCCACGCTTTCGTGGAAGTCAATGATTTCTATCCCCAGAGAACTCTCCCTGGCGAAAAACACAGATGGTTCCTTCACCTTGCTGCAACAACCGATAGCTGAATTAAAAAAATTAAGATCTAAAAGCCTGGAGTTTGCTAAAAGCCCGATGTCTCAAGAAGTGGAATGGGAGCTGGCCCTGTCTGAATCTATGGAGTTTGAGCTTCTGTTGGATTCTCATAAAATATGCACCCTTGAATTTGACTTTGGTAACAAGGCAAAACTATTACTCATTTGGGATCCTGTAAAACATCAACTGTCCCTGGATCGAACGAGCAAAGCATTGTCATTTCATCCATCCTATCCTTCGATTGAAAGTGCCAAAACTACTAGTGGCCATTTGCTACCCCTGCACATTTTTTTAGATAACCACTCTATCGAAATATTTGCAGACAAGGGCAAATGCAGTCTTACTTCCTTGTACTTTCCACCCAATAGTTTACAGCGATTTAGAATCATCGGAAAGCATTTTGCTGCATCAGGCACGATCCATACGCTCGGATTACCTGCAGAGCAGGTGTAA
- a CDS encoding zinc-dependent metalloprotease — MAGVSQMTLKDTITPKSDTAKPAAAKSTDAAKKGPKPFKEVITAKAESREGMFTVHKVEDKYYFELPYAMLGKDMLAITRYRRTPTSGGYGGELVNRQMVRFEKGTEQKVFLRAKALVNASADTSAPIYKAVLNSNVDPIAAAFDIVSIRKDTSLLIEVTSLFSGDAQIVGLNSTLKSLYRLGGIQSDRSYIEDIKSFPINIEVKTVKTFAVSPPPNGPTPPGAPRSVTLPGGVVSGFATIELNTSLILLPEVPMKKRLFDPRVGYFATGYTVYDDEGQRTEDPSFAVRWRLEPKNEEDAQKQKRGELIEPAKPIVYYIDPATPNKWRKYLILGVNDWQAAFEQAGWKNAIRAEEFPENDSTMSLEDARFSAIRYFASPVENAYGPNVNDPRTGEILESHIGWYHNVMKLLQKWYRTQAGAVDPRARANEFDDELMGQLIRFVSSHEVGHTLGLRHNFGASSATPVEKLRDKNFIAQYGHTSSIMDYARFNYVAQPEDGVNDLYPRIGDYDKWAIEWGYKPIYNTKDEKEDQLVLNKWFREKAYPNRRLWFLTEINPYDPRSQNEDLGDNAMVASEYGIKNLKRIISNLPEWTKDEAKGFDILKESYESVVDQFRRYLGHVGKYVGGIYETPMTSDQNNVVYEATPAVLQKSAVQFLSKNIFTTPTWIIDPVILNRIQPGQGLDNIRALQEPVIFNLLNEDRLQRMMETSYADPKAYGVLQLLKDMQSAIWTDLGGSGEINIFRRNLQKMYVERLNGMLTTPAGPSGPVSVFGTTIPGRMDPKKNDILSILRGHLKSMKSLIDTAAARRGNTITKMHLEDLSNRIKTTLDPK, encoded by the coding sequence ATGGCAGGGGTCAGTCAAATGACCTTGAAAGACACCATTACTCCAAAATCTGATACCGCCAAGCCGGCTGCTGCAAAGTCTACTGATGCTGCCAAAAAGGGGCCTAAACCTTTTAAAGAGGTAATTACTGCCAAAGCTGAATCCAGAGAAGGCATGTTTACTGTACATAAGGTAGAGGACAAATACTATTTCGAATTGCCATATGCTATGTTGGGTAAAGACATGCTGGCCATTACTCGATACAGGCGTACGCCTACCTCCGGTGGTTATGGTGGAGAATTGGTCAATCGTCAGATGGTCAGATTTGAGAAAGGGACAGAACAAAAAGTTTTCCTTAGAGCCAAAGCGCTGGTCAATGCTAGCGCAGATACTTCTGCTCCAATCTACAAGGCGGTATTGAATAGCAATGTAGATCCGATAGCCGCTGCTTTTGATATTGTATCCATTAGAAAAGATACCAGCTTATTGATAGAGGTGACCAGTCTATTTTCCGGTGATGCCCAGATTGTCGGACTCAATAGCACGCTCAAGTCGCTTTACCGACTTGGGGGAATACAAAGTGATCGCTCCTATATCGAGGATATCAAATCCTTTCCAATCAATATAGAGGTCAAGACTGTCAAGACCTTTGCTGTTTCACCTCCTCCCAATGGTCCAACGCCTCCCGGAGCGCCAAGATCTGTGACTTTGCCCGGTGGAGTAGTGTCTGGTTTCGCCACTATTGAATTAAATACCTCCCTGATCTTATTGCCAGAGGTGCCTATGAAAAAAAGATTGTTTGACCCAAGAGTGGGTTATTTTGCCACTGGTTATACTGTTTATGACGACGAAGGTCAACGTACTGAAGATCCTTCTTTCGCAGTGAGGTGGAGGCTTGAACCAAAAAATGAAGAAGATGCTCAAAAACAAAAAAGAGGCGAGCTCATAGAGCCTGCTAAACCTATTGTGTACTATATAGATCCTGCTACTCCTAATAAGTGGAGAAAGTATCTCATCTTAGGAGTCAATGACTGGCAAGCCGCTTTTGAGCAGGCCGGTTGGAAAAATGCCATTCGTGCTGAAGAGTTTCCGGAGAATGACAGTACTATGTCCCTGGAAGATGCCCGATTTTCTGCAATCAGATATTTTGCTTCTCCGGTTGAGAATGCCTACGGACCCAATGTCAATGACCCACGGACCGGAGAGATCCTTGAAAGCCATATTGGTTGGTATCATAATGTGATGAAACTTCTGCAAAAATGGTATCGGACCCAGGCTGGAGCAGTCGATCCCAGGGCCAGGGCTAATGAGTTTGATGATGAGCTGATGGGCCAACTGATACGATTCGTTTCTTCTCACGAAGTAGGACATACGCTTGGCCTTCGACACAATTTTGGTGCATCCAGTGCTACTCCTGTCGAAAAATTGCGCGATAAAAATTTTATAGCCCAGTATGGTCATACTTCCTCAATTATGGATTATGCACGCTTTAACTATGTAGCTCAACCGGAAGATGGTGTCAATGACTTATATCCCAGGATAGGGGACTATGACAAATGGGCTATCGAATGGGGTTACAAACCTATTTATAACACCAAAGATGAAAAAGAAGATCAATTGGTCCTCAATAAATGGTTTAGAGAAAAAGCTTACCCTAACCGAAGGTTATGGTTTTTGACCGAAATCAATCCATATGATCCTCGTAGTCAAAATGAAGACCTGGGTGACAATGCCATGGTTGCCTCTGAATATGGTATTAAAAATTTAAAAAGAATCATATCCAATCTTCCAGAGTGGACCAAAGATGAGGCAAAGGGATTTGATATTCTCAAAGAGTCGTATGAATCAGTGGTAGATCAGTTCAGAAGATATTTGGGTCACGTAGGGAAATATGTAGGCGGAATCTATGAAACTCCAATGACCTCTGATCAAAACAACGTGGTGTATGAAGCTACTCCAGCAGTATTACAGAAGTCGGCTGTTCAGTTTTTGAGCAAAAATATTTTTACTACCCCCACCTGGATCATTGATCCGGTGATACTCAACAGGATCCAACCTGGTCAAGGTCTTGACAATATCAGGGCCCTTCAGGAACCGGTGATTTTTAACCTATTGAACGAAGATCGACTCCAGCGCATGATGGAGACATCTTATGCAGATCCTAAGGCTTATGGTGTGCTTCAACTTCTAAAGGACATGCAATCAGCTATTTGGACAGATCTGGGTGGCTCCGGTGAGATCAATATATTCCGAAGAAATCTGCAGAAAATGTATGTTGAAAGACTTAATGGCATGCTCACTACCCCTGCCGGCCCATCCGGGCCAGTATCCGTGTTTGGTACGACCATACCTGGCAGGATGGATCCAAAGAAAAATGATATACTCAGTATCCTGAGAGGGCATTTAAAAAGTATGAAATCTTTAATTGACACTGCTGCTGCAAGAAGAGGCAACACGATCACGAAGATGCACCTGGAAGATCTTTCTAATCGAATCAAAACTACATTGGATCCTAAGTAA
- a CDS encoding DUF4286 family protein: MESDIEIEALAWIKEELIPRIMKAGTFHEFQLCKIRFMDQDTPAYAIQFYSSNDIEKDRLLMNGESSYLEWVNEKFGLQVMPFATILDILEPAYLSFINKN, encoded by the coding sequence ATGGAGTCAGATATAGAGATCGAAGCACTCGCATGGATCAAGGAAGAGCTGATACCAAGGATCATGAAAGCAGGCACATTTCATGAGTTTCAATTATGTAAGATAAGGTTTATGGACCAGGACACTCCAGCATATGCCATCCAGTTTTATAGCTCTAATGATATCGAAAAAGATAGATTGCTTATGAACGGTGAATCGAGCTATCTTGAATGGGTCAATGAAAAATTTGGGCTTCAGGTCATGCCATTTGCGACTATTCTGGATATTCTGGAACCTGCCTACCTTTCATTTATTAATAAAAACTGA